From one Thermomicrobiales bacterium genomic stretch:
- a CDS encoding MFS transporter, which produces MGSDTTRKPASGFYYGWVILLVSWMLMFFTAGLSQAFGIFLKPMTEDFGWDRSSFALAMSLFAIVSALVPPFAGRLADRYGPRLVLTVGALLNGIGMILMAFTSSLWYAYLIYGGVIGLGFGVAGQSTNAALLARWFVKRRGMALSVSSTGLGMGQLVLLPLATLLIINFSWRISFIVIGSMSLVMVPICFFVLRRPEPPDGHHEADDSVAVSELPETACLAAELIRRDTQAAFRSRAFWLLIGGFMGCGFTIYLLMTHVAALATDRGISATQAGTALGLVGGTSLVSGVIVGSLSDRIGRKHLLAGLYLLRAASVVVLMGAHSTEALYLFAVMFGLSRANGALVSAAVIDLYGRRAVGSILGYTTMFHQLAAALGAFAGGLAYDLTGSYNLALAPCVVLLLAGSAASLMIDERRPSASRRLQPAPA; this is translated from the coding sequence GTGGGGTCAGATACGACGCGCAAGCCGGCGAGCGGATTCTACTACGGCTGGGTGATTCTGCTCGTTTCCTGGATGCTGATGTTCTTCACGGCCGGCCTGTCGCAGGCGTTCGGGATCTTCCTCAAGCCGATGACCGAGGATTTCGGATGGGACAGGTCGTCGTTTGCGCTGGCGATGTCGCTCTTCGCCATTGTCTCGGCGCTCGTGCCACCGTTTGCCGGCCGGCTGGCGGACCGTTACGGCCCGCGGCTGGTGCTGACGGTCGGCGCGCTGCTCAATGGTATCGGCATGATCCTGATGGCGTTCACCTCGAGCCTCTGGTACGCCTACCTCATCTACGGTGGCGTCATTGGTCTGGGATTTGGCGTCGCGGGGCAGTCCACGAATGCGGCGCTGCTGGCGCGCTGGTTCGTCAAGCGACGGGGTATGGCGCTCAGCGTCTCGTCAACCGGCCTTGGCATGGGCCAGCTTGTTCTGCTGCCGCTGGCGACGTTGCTGATCATCAACTTCTCGTGGCGCATATCGTTCATCGTCATCGGGTCGATGTCGCTGGTGATGGTTCCGATCTGCTTCTTCGTGCTGCGTCGCCCCGAACCGCCCGACGGGCATCACGAAGCTGACGATTCCGTCGCCGTCAGCGAGTTGCCCGAGACCGCCTGTTTGGCGGCCGAGCTGATTCGCCGCGACACACAGGCTGCCTTTCGGAGTCGCGCCTTCTGGCTGCTGATCGGCGGCTTCATGGGTTGCGGCTTCACCATCTACCTGCTCATGACGCATGTCGCCGCCTTGGCGACCGACCGGGGCATCTCCGCAACACAGGCGGGCACCGCGCTTGGCCTGGTCGGGGGCACGAGCCTCGTCTCCGGCGTCATCGTCGGGTCACTCTCCGACCGGATTGGGCGGAAGCATCTGCTGGCGGGGCTCTATTTGCTACGCGCCGCCTCGGTTGTCGTTCTCATGGGCGCCCACAGCACCGAGGCGCTGTATCTGTTCGCGGTGATGTTCGGTCTCTCGCGGGCCAACGGGGCGCTCGTATCAGCCGCTGTGATTGATCTCTACGGGCGTCGGGCTGTCGGGTCGATCCTGGGCTATACGACGATGTTCCACCAGCTCGCGGCCGCGCTGGGCGCGTTCGCCGGCGGGCTTGCCTATGACCTGACCGGCTCGTACAACCTGGCGCTCGCGCCATGCGTTGTCTTGCTGCTGGCCGGCAGCGCCGCCAGCCTGATGATCGACGAGCGCCGACCTTCGGCCAGTCGCCGTCTCCAGCCTGCGCCGGCCTGA
- a CDS encoding helix-turn-helix domain-containing protein has translation MTAFSSAYDADLPIPDDETTTQQARPRRDASPPADQPASVGSRWLSIDQACQMLGVDPSTLRRWSDSGKVPVFRTPGGHRRYAEDDLKAIVTGDPQRSGINRRVLTNRSMSAYEHDYLAQARTRAWYRAYDPRTLDEMRPLGRRMVDLTIRYISGRGDRESLLDEGRDLGREYGYYSARVGLSTADALEAFLFFRTPVIQTVSGQILDEHLSSQRASRISGDLTHFMDQVLVATVRAHQAYGGGD, from the coding sequence ATGACCGCCTTCTCTTCTGCCTACGACGCCGATCTCCCGATCCCCGACGACGAGACGACAACGCAGCAGGCGCGTCCGCGCCGCGACGCTAGCCCGCCGGCCGATCAACCGGCCTCGGTTGGCTCACGCTGGCTCTCGATTGACCAGGCCTGCCAGATGCTTGGTGTCGATCCATCCACGCTTCGGCGCTGGTCTGACAGTGGCAAGGTGCCGGTGTTTCGCACCCCCGGCGGCCACCGACGCTATGCCGAGGATGATCTGAAGGCGATCGTTACCGGCGACCCGCAGCGTAGTGGCATCAACCGACGGGTGTTGACCAATCGCTCGATGTCGGCCTACGAGCACGACTACCTTGCGCAGGCCCGCACCCGGGCCTGGTATCGCGCCTATGACCCGCGCACGCTCGATGAGATGCGTCCGCTCGGGAGGCGCATGGTCGACCTCACCATCCGCTATATCAGCGGCCGCGGCGACCGCGAATCCCTCCTCGATGAGGGGCGTGATCTGGGGCGGGAATATGGCTACTACTCGGCGCGAGTTGGTCTTTCGACCGCTGACGCGCTGGAGGCGTTTCTCTTCTTTCGCACACCAGTGATTCAGACGGTTTCTGGCCAGATCCTCGACGAGCATCTGTCGAGCCAGCGCGCATCGCGCATTTCGGGCGATCTCACCCACTTTATGGACCAGGTGCTCGTCGCAACAGTCCGCGCTCACCAGGCATACGGTGGGGGAGACTGA
- a CDS encoding nucleotide pyrophosphohydrolase, whose product MMPPLTVVQAQVDEWAARYWNGQYWPPLANLARLVEEVGEVARAVNQVHGPKRVKPDEEQAEIGGELADALFTLVCIANSTGVDLQRAFDAALEKYQVRDEGRSIS is encoded by the coding sequence ATGATGCCGCCGTTGACCGTTGTTCAGGCTCAGGTAGACGAGTGGGCCGCCCGCTACTGGAATGGCCAATACTGGCCGCCGCTCGCCAATCTCGCCCGGCTGGTCGAGGAGGTCGGGGAGGTTGCGCGCGCCGTCAATCAGGTGCACGGCCCCAAACGTGTGAAGCCCGACGAGGAGCAGGCCGAGATTGGCGGCGAGCTGGCCGATGCCCTGTTCACGCTCGTCTGCATCGCCAATAGCACCGGGGTCGATCTCCAGCGGGCGTTCGACGCTGCCCTGGAGAAGTACCAGGTCCGTGACGAAGGACGATCGATCAGCTAG
- a CDS encoding SDR family oxidoreductase has protein sequence MKIYLSVDIEGCAGIVAREAKAAMQPIGRQAQPDEMAGMAVYLASDDASFCSGSIMVVDGGESILHNIGSYF, from the coding sequence ATGAAGATCTACCTGTCAGTGGACATCGAGGGCTGCGCCGGGATCGTCGCCCGCGAGGCGAAGGCAGCGATGCAGCCGATCGGGCGTCAGGCTCAGCCAGACGAGATGGCGGGTATGGCAGTTTACCTGGCCAGCGACGATGCCTCATTCTGCTCGGGCTCGATCATGGTGGTCGATGGCGGCGAGTCTATCCTGCACAACATCGGCTCGTATTTCTAG
- the moaC gene encoding cyclic pyranopterin monophosphate synthase MoaC encodes MNDEQRLTHFDAAGRARMVDVGEKAETRRIAVARGRVVMQPETLRLIIEGRASKGDVLGVAQVAAIMGAKRTADLVPMCHPLPITSVEVALTPDEAGPAVEIEARVETRGKTGVEMEALTAVTVAALTVYDMVKAVDRGMRIEGVRLIHKSGGRSGEWNAPE; translated from the coding sequence ATGAACGACGAGCAGCGGTTGACGCATTTCGACGCAGCCGGCCGCGCGCGGATGGTCGATGTCGGCGAGAAGGCGGAGACTCGCCGGATCGCGGTCGCTCGCGGCCGCGTGGTGATGCAACCAGAAACGCTTCGACTCATCATCGAGGGTCGCGCCAGCAAAGGTGATGTCCTCGGCGTCGCACAGGTGGCGGCGATCATGGGCGCCAAGCGGACAGCCGACCTGGTGCCGATGTGTCATCCATTGCCGATCACGTCGGTGGAGGTCGCCCTGACCCCGGACGAGGCCGGTCCGGCGGTCGAGATCGAGGCGCGGGTCGAGACGCGCGGCAAGACCGGCGTGGAGATGGAGGCGCTCACCGCCGTCACCGTCGCGGCGCTTACCGTCTACGATATGGTCAAGGCAGTCGATCGGGGAATGCGGATCGAGGGCGTCCGGCTGATTCACAAGAGCGGCGGACGTAGCGGCGAATGGAACGCGCCGGAGTAG
- a CDS encoding HipA family kinase: protein MPLPQYTCARYVVPLREGGSLPAVVDTVEDGQYVVKLRGAGQGERALIAEVIVAELSHALGLPTPDAAILELGEGFGKGEPDPEIQDVLRWSVGLNFGLRWLPGALPFDPAVDTNLSPDLAAEIVWLDAWLTNIDRTPRNPNLLVWQDQLWMIDHGAALYIHHSWAGWEERVQSPFPQIKDHILLPAAGDLRAADERLRPHVTPEVLRAAVASIPDVWLAGDAQFATVAAHRERYVTYLDARLNGPRAWLQEAIDARERGPERYQPRLTHRVV, encoded by the coding sequence GTGCCACTACCGCAATACACGTGCGCGCGCTACGTCGTCCCGCTCCGCGAGGGGGGATCGCTTCCCGCCGTCGTCGATACCGTCGAGGACGGACAATACGTCGTCAAGCTGCGCGGCGCTGGGCAGGGAGAACGCGCCCTCATCGCCGAGGTGATCGTTGCCGAACTGAGTCATGCTCTGGGGCTGCCGACGCCCGACGCAGCCATCCTCGAATTGGGCGAGGGGTTTGGCAAGGGCGAGCCGGATCCAGAGATCCAGGACGTCCTGCGGTGGAGTGTCGGCCTCAACTTCGGGTTGCGCTGGCTGCCGGGCGCGCTGCCGTTTGACCCGGCAGTCGACACAAACCTGTCGCCCGATCTCGCGGCCGAGATCGTCTGGCTCGACGCCTGGCTGACCAACATCGATCGGACACCGCGCAACCCCAACCTGCTCGTCTGGCAGGATCAGCTCTGGATGATCGACCATGGCGCCGCACTCTACATCCACCACAGCTGGGCGGGCTGGGAGGAACGCGTCCAGTCGCCGTTCCCGCAGATCAAGGATCACATCCTCCTGCCGGCGGCCGGCGATCTTCGCGCTGCCGACGAGCGCCTGCGTCCGCACGTAACGCCCGAGGTTCTGCGCGCGGCGGTCGCATCCATACCGGATGTATGGCTCGCGGGCGACGCGCAGTTCGCGACCGTGGCAGCGCACCGTGAGCGCTACGTCACCTATCTCGACGCGCGCCTGAACGGACCGCGCGCCTGGCTACAGGAGGCGATCGATGCGAGAGAGCGCGGACCGGAGCGCTACCAGCCACGGCTCACCCACCGGGTGGTATAG